The Papaver somniferum cultivar HN1 chromosome 3, ASM357369v1, whole genome shotgun sequence genome includes a region encoding these proteins:
- the LOC113358554 gene encoding uncharacterized protein LOC113358554: MQPSQQQQQPPPRINISDLKAQLVKKLGPERSKRYFYYLNRLLSQKLTKAEFDKLCFLTLGRENLPLHNQLIRSILRNACQAKVPPPPVREKEAPTTKSIVKKSSSSLENGYQQNGPAAPSLSQGPPLFWSNGDVLPTSPRKSRTLVRERRPRDRAADRPSPLGPNGKTVDGIVKVITENGDLSSHDLQRSIHQNHQGNAEHPDIDQDASPSRSTKRPRTKKLPEDDLVSVHIKGSSDAVLVEDRDSLEQTGNSNSSTRSTLSAPLGIPYCSASIGGARRTLPAASSSYYTSTCESGGLPGTDTLRKRMEQIAGAHGLEGISTDCANLLNNGLDTYLKRLIRSCVELVGARSGHEPTKVPVYKQQPHGKLINGTWVGQQLQMQSGVMPMEGMQEFRSHSPISLLDFKVAMELNPQQLGEDWPSLLEKICLQSYEE, from the coding sequence TTAGTGAAGAAGCTTGGACCAGAACGGTCCAAGCGGTATTTTTACTATTTGAATAGATTATTGAGCCAGAAGTTGACTAAAGCTGAGTTTGATAAGTTATGCTTTTTGACCCTTGGAAGGGAAAATCTCCCGTTACATAATCAATTGATACGTTCAATATTGAGAAATGCTTGTCAAGCGAAAGTTCCACCACCTCCAGTTCGAGAGAAGGAAGCTCCAACAACTAAGTCGATAGTAAAGAAATCATCATCTTCACTTGAAAACGGGTATCAACAAAATGGACCTGCTGCTCCATCTCTCTCTCAGGGTCCTCCACTCTTTTGGTCCAATGGAGATGTTTTGCCGACCTCTCCTCGCAAAAGCAGGACTTTAGTTCGTGAAAGGAGGCCTAGAGATCGGGCTGCAGATCGCCCTAGCCCTCTAGGACCAAATGGGAAAACAGTAGATGGAATCGTGAAGGTTATTACAGAAAATGGGGATTTGAGTTCTCATGATTTGCAGAGGTCAATCCATCAAAATCATCAAGGAAATGCTGAGCACCCCGATATTGATCAAGATGCATCGCCTAGTAGATCCACAAAAAGACCTAGAACAAAGAAGTTGCCCGAGGATGATCTGGTTTCTGTACATATCAAAGGTTCTTCTGATGCAGTCCTTGTTGAAGACAGGGACAGCCTGGAGCAAACTGGAAATTCTAACTCAAGCACAAGAAGTACATTGTCTGCTCCTCTAGGAATACCATATTGCTCAGCAAGCATTGGTGGGGCCCGCAGGACCTTGCCTGCAGCAAGCAGTAGTTATTATACTAGCACTTGCGAGAGTGGTGGATTACCTGGTACAGACACACTGAGAAAACGTATGGAGCAGATCGCAGGAGCACATGGACTTGAAGGGATATCAACCGATTGTGCAAATTTGTTGAATAATGGGTTGGATACATATTTGAAACGATTAATTAGGTCTTGTGTTGAGCTAGTGGGAGCAAGATCTGGACATGAACCCACAAAGGTTCCTGTTTACAAGCAACAGCCGCACGGGAAGCTTATCAATGGCACTTGGGTCGGGCAGCAACTACAGATGCAAAGTGGCGTTATGCCCATGGAAGGGATGCAAGAATTCAGATCCCATAGTCCGATATCTCTACTTGATTTCAAGGTAGCAATGGAACTAAACCCACAACAGCTTGGGGAAGACTGGCCATCTCTGTTGGAAAAAATATGTTTGCAGTCATACGAAGAATAA